One genomic region from Haloprofundus salinisoli encodes:
- a CDS encoding RNA methyltransferase, which translates to MTLTVCVPSSLVREAEDQREATRKIGYVARAATVFRADRLVVFPDREGERRWGGEFVATVLEYAATPPYLRQEAWGKRDELRYAGVLPPLRVSPRTGSESDDSGSLTQGIVTEVGPEGRVRVNCGLQHPISLYTPPGTEVEERERVTVRISSREPVRARIVDETPPGFVVERTDLSEALGREDAGVKIGTSRFGQKLSVGRLSTLAGRTADGMTVAFGSPERGLPDIFGFPPEAVADEESADDRVEPGPGFDLWLNTVPRQGSEVVRTEEAMFASLACLTLTE; encoded by the coding sequence ATGACACTCACCGTATGCGTGCCGTCGTCGCTCGTCCGGGAGGCCGAGGACCAACGCGAGGCGACTCGCAAAATCGGCTACGTCGCCCGCGCGGCGACGGTGTTCCGGGCGGACCGGCTGGTCGTCTTCCCCGACAGGGAGGGCGAGCGCCGCTGGGGCGGCGAGTTCGTCGCGACCGTGCTCGAATACGCCGCGACGCCCCCCTACCTCCGACAGGAGGCGTGGGGCAAGCGCGACGAGTTACGGTACGCCGGCGTGCTACCGCCGCTCCGTGTCTCGCCACGGACCGGCTCCGAATCCGACGATTCGGGGTCGTTAACACAGGGAATCGTGACCGAGGTCGGACCTGAAGGTCGCGTCCGGGTCAATTGCGGACTGCAACACCCGATCTCGCTCTACACGCCTCCGGGAACGGAGGTCGAGGAGCGAGAGCGCGTCACCGTCAGGATCTCTTCGAGAGAACCGGTCCGTGCCCGCATCGTCGACGAGACCCCACCGGGGTTCGTCGTCGAGCGCACGGACCTGTCGGAAGCGCTCGGCCGTGAGGACGCCGGCGTGAAAATCGGCACCTCCCGATTCGGACAAAAACTGTCCGTCGGGCGGCTGTCGACGCTGGCCGGACGAACCGCCGACGGAATGACCGTCGCCTTCGGTTCGCCCGAGAGAGGGCTTCCAGACATCTTCGGGTTTCCGCCCGAAGCCGTCGCCGACGAGGAGTCGGCAGACGACCGAGTCGAACCCGGTCCGGGGTTCGACCTCTGGCTCAATACGGTTCCGCGACAGGGCAGCGAGGTCGTGCGAACGGAGGAAGCGATGTTCGCCTCACTCGCCTGCCTAACACTCACGGAGTGA
- a CDS encoding 50S ribosomal protein L3 yields the protein MPQPSRPRKGSMGFGPRTRAAKEVPRIKSWPDDEGSPALQGFAGYKAGMTHVVMVNDTANSAREGMEESVPVTVVETPPMRAVALRAYQNTPYGQKPTTEVWATDLDEDLDRVLDLPSEDTFEEDADDLRSLLDDGEVDDLRVITHTVPSGLKNVPKKKPDVMETRVGGGSLDERADFALDLLEAGGEHAMADVFRAGEYLDAAGVTKGKGTQGPVKRWGVQKRKGKHARQGWRRRIGNLGPWNPSRVRSTVPQQGQTGYHQRTELNKRLVSMGNGDDASVDGGFVNYGEVDGDYALVEGSLPGPNKRLLRFRPAIRPNDQPRLDPEVRYVSTASNQG from the coding sequence ATGCCACAACCAAGCAGACCACGAAAAGGTTCGATGGGCTTCGGCCCGCGTACGCGCGCAGCCAAAGAGGTTCCGCGCATCAAGTCGTGGCCCGACGACGAGGGATCCCCTGCGCTGCAGGGCTTCGCCGGCTACAAGGCCGGGATGACTCACGTCGTCATGGTCAACGACACGGCGAACTCGGCCCGCGAGGGGATGGAGGAGTCCGTTCCCGTGACGGTCGTCGAGACCCCGCCGATGCGCGCCGTCGCGCTTCGAGCCTACCAGAACACGCCGTACGGACAGAAACCGACGACCGAGGTCTGGGCGACCGACCTCGACGAGGACCTCGACCGCGTCCTCGACCTGCCGTCGGAAGACACGTTCGAGGAGGACGCAGACGACCTCCGCTCGCTGCTCGACGACGGCGAGGTTGACGACCTTCGGGTCATCACCCACACCGTCCCGAGCGGCCTCAAGAACGTCCCGAAGAAGAAACCCGACGTGATGGAGACTCGCGTCGGCGGCGGTTCGCTCGACGAACGCGCCGACTTCGCGCTCGACCTGCTCGAAGCGGGCGGCGAGCACGCGATGGCCGACGTCTTCCGCGCGGGCGAGTACCTCGACGCGGCCGGCGTCACCAAAGGCAAAGGGACGCAGGGTCCCGTCAAGCGCTGGGGCGTCCAGAAACGCAAAGGCAAGCACGCCCGCCAGGGATGGCGGCGTCGCATCGGTAACCTCGGCCCGTGGAACCCGAGCCGCGTCCGCTCGACGGTTCCCCAGCAGGGGCAGACCGGTTACCACCAGCGCACCGAACTGAACAAACGCCTCGTCTCGATGGGCAACGGCGACGACGCGTCCGTCGACGGCGGCTTCGTCAACTACGGCGAAGTCGACGGCGACTACGCGCTCGTCGAGGGCTCGCTCCCGGGCCCGAACAAGCGCCTCCTGCGCTTCCGCCCGGCCATCCGACCGAACGACCAGCCGCGCCTCGACCCCGAGGTGCGCTACGTCTCCACCGCGTCCAACCAGGGGTGA